In a single window of the Thermoanaerobaculia bacterium genome:
- a CDS encoding sigma-70 family RNA polymerase sigma factor, with translation MDDALSDEEIVARILRGEEDLFPMLVRRYQSRLVAHLSRVVGSREEALDLSQEILLKVFQALPRYNAEYKFSTWIFRIASNAGIDFLRKRRIRTVSMDAPPPGEPEENAPTREFPSSGLDPYGELRNQERRAKIGREIAALPPEFRELIGLRHFAGLSYEEIAETKQMPLGTVKNKLFRARAVLKSRLAGELT, from the coding sequence GTGGACGACGCGCTCTCGGATGAGGAGATCGTCGCGCGGATACTCCGCGGCGAGGAGGACCTCTTCCCGATGCTCGTGCGCCGCTACCAGTCCCGCCTCGTCGCGCACCTCTCCCGCGTCGTCGGCAGCCGGGAAGAAGCGCTCGATCTGTCTCAGGAGATCCTGCTCAAGGTGTTCCAGGCGCTGCCGCGGTACAACGCGGAGTACAAGTTCTCGACGTGGATCTTCCGGATCGCCTCCAACGCGGGGATCGATTTCCTGCGGAAACGGCGCATCCGCACGGTCTCGATGGACGCCCCTCCCCCGGGAGAGCCGGAGGAGAACGCGCCGACGCGCGAGTTCCCGTCGTCGGGCCTCGACCCCTATGGAGAGCTCCGGAACCAGGAGCGCCGGGCGAAAATCGGGCGCGAGATCGCCGCTCTGCCGCCGGAATTCCGGGAATTGATCGGTTTGCGCCATTTTGCGGGCCTTTCCTACGAGGAAATCGCCGAAACCAAGCAAATGCCGCTGGGGACCGTGAAGAATAAACTTTTTCGCGCTCGGGCCGTTTTAAAGAGCAGGTTGGCAGGGGAGTTGACTTGA